The sequence below is a genomic window from Stigmatopora nigra isolate UIUO_SnigA chromosome 16, RoL_Snig_1.1, whole genome shotgun sequence.
CACTCTGGATTTTTTTACCTCCCACCCACTTCACACATAAGCCAATGCATGCAAGCAGCAGAAGATCTCCCTGAAGGTCTTCCTCATCTCCTGACTGCGGAAGGCGTAGATGATGGGATCGATGACGGAGTTACACATGATGAGAATAAGGTACATATTGAAGTGAGACATAAAGCAGGTGCAGTAAGGGTTGCGTGGGCAGCTTATCATTAAGATGAGATGTAGGAAGAAGGGCGCCCAGCATACTACGAAAACCCCCAGCAGGATAGTAAGCGTAACGGCGCCCTTCATATTGGCCCTCTGCTGGCGTACGGGCGCCCGGCCGGGTAAGGCGGCGATGCGTTTCATGTGGAGGCGGGCCAACAGGAACATGTGCACATAAAGCGATGCCATGAGCGCCAACATGGTGAAGAAAACACCAATCAGACACACCAGAACGGCGGTGCTCTCCGAGTAGACGATGAAAAGCACGCCGGAGCAGACGCAGCCGCTCCAGATGGCGCCGATAACCAGAGCCGCCCGGCGTAGGGTCACCACGTTGTGGTAGCGTAGGGCGTAGAAGATAGTGATGTAGCGGTCCACGGCGATGGCTAACAAGCTACAGATGGAGGCTAGTAGCGAGCTGCAGATCATGGAGTCAAAGACGTTGTCCATGCTCTTGAGGAGCCTCGCCGGTACGCCCAGGGCGCCGCCGTCCATCAGCGCGATGACTACCGTCTCCGAGGCGTTGGAGGCGCTCACCAGCATGTCGGCTACCGCCAGGCTGCAGATGAAGAAGTACATAGGCGAGTGTAGGTTCCGGTTTTTAACTACCGCTACCACTACCAGGATGTTCTCCAACAGGCTGACCACGCCCAGGGTGAGGAAGACCTCGCTGGAGATGAGGAGTTGTTCGTAACAGCCCGTCGGCGCCGCCGAAGAGTCCCGCTCGGGGCCCCGGCTCCCGTTGCGTTGGCCCGGGGGGCCCGTGGCGTTCATGCTGCTTCCCAACTCTCGTCCATGTCCTCTTTTACCGAGTGAGGTGAGTTGATGGGAAGGCTGAGGATTGTCCTTCCTCCCTCCCCTTTTGCTCGCTCTGATATACGCCCGTTTAGCGCACACGCCTTGCCACACTAACCGCCACGCTTCTCTTTTTTCCAATTGGCTGGTGGTGAGGCGGGAGGGTGATGGTGAATGAAAAGATTGGCATTCTCATTTCAATGTGGCGCAGAACTGTTCCCCTTGAAGCCTTGGGAAGTATTAACAAACACACCTCAGACTTCCTAATGATGCATTGAAGGTTGTGCGGGggctggataaaaaaaaatgtgaccgcTACCAGAGTTTTAAAGAGCCTCGAGAGAGAGGGTAGTTTTCTTagtctaacagccaggctttaagatgattggtcaagaggttcagagatgggaattgctattgacttactTTCAGGTGTAAAGAGagggaactacacattcacctctagagccagcttgTAGATTTTGgcccccaaaaaaggaaaaatatattatcTTCCCATAATAGttgatggaaaataaatgttgaggtaataattaataataataaaggttCAAAGATGGGAATTGCTGTTGAAttacttccaggtatgaagagagGGAGCTACACattcacttctagagccagcttGGAGATTTTGGTCCccaaaatggcagaaaaataggagtaaaatattattttccgaCAATAGTTGATAGGGAAATAAATGTTGacagaataataaataattataaataagttTGATTGTGAAAATCATCAATTAAAgtcaaataaatggataaagTGAGATTGAAGGACAGAATTAGTCATGATTTTAGCTGGGATCGACTCCGgcaaacccttgtgaggataagctattccgaaaatgaatgaatgaatattatttcATGAGTTAAGTTTTGGATATGACAAAACTGATGACTAAATTCTACCCACAAATTAGTCATAAGAGATgcaaatttaataataatttggacCCACAGTCGAATCCAGATGACTCAAGGGCGGATGCTGAATTTTTTGCCGGATTCCGCACCATGGCTTTTATGTGGGTAAATAGAGGCGGCAAAGAACTGGAAAACAACGGCGTTGGTTAGAGAGCGCAGTGGGCAAATCACCTGACGGCTTAATAATTATTCGCGGCACAACTACAGCCCCCGACTTGTCTGCGGGCAGATGTGAGGCGATCTGCAGTCTCCACGGCACCCCGCCGCCATCTCATGACTCACCCGCGGCTCGTTTCCATCAACGTGGGTTACATAAAGAAAGCTAACAGCTCTGGGTGGCTTTTGGCCCGTCGGATACGGAGAAATTGGCCATTTTAATTCAGGGCCACCGCCCGCCATTTTTCGCTTAACATTTTTTGCATGTATAACATTTTcaagttggcattttggccAGATGGATGTAGAGTTGTAAAATTGTAAGCGGAGTTTCGGTAAATGCAAATGACTCGCTGTAAAACACCGGTGCCAAAGTGGTAGCccgagaggggggggggcacgTCTGGGCTGCCACATTGTTATGTGGGCTCTGCAAAAGTCAGTTATGAATTGGATTAGATTCAGATTTGGATTCAGATTTGGATTCAGATTTAGATTCAGATTTTATTCAGATTTTGATTCAGATTTGATTTAGATCTAGATTCAGATTTTGATTCAGATTTGATTTAGATCTAGATTCAGATTTTGATTCAGATTTGATTTAGATCTAGATTCAGATTTTATTCAGATTTTGATTGAGATTTGATTTAGATCTAGATTCAGATTTAGATTCAGATTTAGATTCAGATTTAGATTGGATTTTGATTGGATTTTGATTTACATTTAGATTTAGACTTAGATTCAGATTGATTTAgtattagattttgttttttggtttagattttgttttagatttagttttttgttttagatatagTTTTAATTTAAGTTTTAGATTTACTTTAGATTTAATTTAGATttagttttagatttatattgCTTCAGATTtagattcatatatatatatattctttgctATAGATTTAGATTAGAATAACACATGCCTTCATCTTTGTCATCTTTTAGGAtatcaatgtccaaaaactttgcaaatatcttttaaaactaaatattacttGTCTTTCCATTCCGTTGTTCTACTTAGCCAATGATGGATGACTTCCAGCTCCTTCCAatgaaaatagattggacgtctaaggcGGTCAATGTTTTCCAAAGAGTTACaaagagtgtgtatgtgtgtgtgtgtgagtgtgtgtgtgtttcttgaGGGCGCTGTAGTCAGTCACCATGGCAACGCAGCGCAACATCACATTAAAAGAAAACCTTGAGTGGGACTCCCATTTTACACAATTCCCATTCTGATAGCATTTCTACTCTTTTCACATCTCGCAAGTCATTAGCCGCCATCAATGCTTCTTAATTAGCCTGTCAGCATCAAGCTAATCACTAAACtaataaagtatttattttacaaaaatgccTACTGCATGTTACTTTGattaactttttttcaaaacaaccaCAAGCGACTTTAGTTTAATTAATTACTCTTACACGGTAACACACTCATAATTAGCACCCTTTTTTTGACATATAAAGTAAACGAGTCCCTAAAAATGTTGAGTCATTTAACGGTAATACATTAACGAGTCATTTTTTGGGATATAGCAATGAATATTTTACCAGATATTAAATCAAGCCTCCAATTTAGATGGAacattttcttctaaaaatcAGCTAATGGAATTTagcattcattttttcaatgtCGTCAATTTATTATGAAAAGAATGACTTGGTTATTTTCACAAGGTTTATTTTGTAAATCTCTTGTCACCTCGATAaacttttaaatataaatttcCTACTTTTTAACGATTGACATCAACACCAATTTAAAATCTGTGTCCAGGTGACAAACAACTATTAGCCATGGAGTTCTAAGCTAGCTTTTTAAATTGAAGAGTTTTAACGAGGCGTCCTAATCTCCACTTGACAGCAGTTAGCAGGGCGCTACAAAAAATGCAATCCCGAGTCGTTTTCAGGTTAAAACGCGGGTGCGTTTAGCATAACAATCGTGTAGCGGTGGCGGGATAATGCATTTGAAGGAGGCCAGACAGTCAGCCAAAGCATCATTAGCGCTGGATAAACATGCTTACATCACCGTATTATTGGCGACGTGGCGGGGGTGAAGTAGCGGGACGTGATGGAGACAAACGCTGTCAAATGGAAAATGTTGACCTGCGGGTGGCGCATCGCTAAGTAATGTCGGGGATGCGAATACAAGCTAAATGCTTGGTTTGAGCTTGCTCAATTTGGAGCGTTTTGATGTTAGCCTGTCGGGTTAGCGTGACCAATGAGAGATGCTAATTATTAAAGTTTATATTTGTTGGGTAAAGTTAGCCTTGAAAAACCAATGTGGCCCTTctttaattagatttttaaaagtttttattcattttttaattcattttctgtttttctctatcctcactaggcacacagggggtgctggagcctttccctgCTGACTTCGATgtgggacaacaccctgaattggtggcataGCCAATCATacggcaaaaaaagacaaacaaccaatcataggtaAGATAAATTTATATAATCCAACTCACCTTTTATTcacgtttttggaatatgggggttaaactggagtacccagagagaaCCCACATGGTTCTGGgggcagaacatgcaatctccacactggtagaccaacctggattcgaacccaagaccccaaagCTGCGAGACCGCCACGTTAACCACTTACCCACCGAGACATggatgttttttatgttttaaaaacaaactagatagtttttgtgtcaaaaatagTTTGGGAATTGATGTTTTCTGTCAAATTCCAATACTTTTTGGCCCTGATTTAGCTTCATAACGCTTGGAGTGACAATAGCTTTCAAATTGAAGGTTTTTTTGGTACCAATTGAGGACAAAATGCTTTCTGCTATTTTGTTCAACTCTAACAAATCCAATGGAGTTCATTTTCTACCACTTCACTCAAAAAGTAGACTCGGTCATAATCGGCAGATGCCAATGAAGGAACATGGTGAACAGAAAGAAATGATCTTGACATTTTAACGGGTTTTTTTCAAAGCCATTAGTCACTTTTCCTTCTTCCCCAACTCCAATTACCGTCAATtgccgttaaaaaaaaaaaaagtggccatGTTGCCTGCCGTTAGTCCTGGAGTCGTTACACAATTTAACATTATAACATAAAGCGGCAATAATGCCCAgaacaaacagataaaacattcaaatcagttttaaacgtaaacaaataaaaaataataatctcagTTGCAATTGTTGGGGAAAATAACTCGACTTTTGGCAACTTTTGTATTAATAAGTGTTATTGTTTGCCCGATTTATGGtttttatatacaaataaatacataaagagTTCACAAAGTACTACAATTTATGGCCAAAAAGTTTATTATGTTACTTTTTATATTAGGAtgaattttattgttattttttcaaatgataaaaagagaatgtttagtttttttaccttttaaaatgttttttttaatatattagcATAGTTTTATTATAGATATATGCAATTAGATATTATTATAGAATAAAATAgtaatgaaaatataattaaactcattattatctgttatttttaaaatgttaaaaagagaacttttttgtttttatgggcaattaaaaaagtcaatttaaataaataaaaaacattttctatctataataatattatagattaaattaattgaatctaattataaaataaaatagtaataattatttaaaataatattatacaagtttttttctcccacatttaacaaaaaataatttaaatatatttaaaaaaatatattacccCTAGTTATATGAAATaagtaattgtaaaataaaataagaataaaaatatgatataataatataaaattgaACTCATTCAATGTGATTTTAAagagaatatttatttttttccattaaaaagtccctaaaaaataaaaatatttatataaattagTAGAGTATATTAAATTGGTCTAATAATATGATATAGATATAAAGTCCAACTTGCCCTTTTTTGCCTAAAAACAGAGCTAAAACCAAGTGGGCTATCTAGtttttcttctcctcttctGGACTGACGTCctctccccaaaaaaataaatgaaatttattTCCTTTCATGGTCTCAGCGGCGGCGAATAATGTGATCAAAGGCGTGCCGGGCTTTGAAAATGACTCATTTCTGCCACTTTGCTCTTATTTGTCGCCAGCTTTACGTGGCTTTACTTCCAGCTCTCATGAGATTGGTCGCCATGAACGGCCACTTAAAGCTACGACACGACCAGGGACAACATTGAGGACATCAAAAAACACTTTGTGTTGAcgccattgttgttttttgggggaaaactgCGAAATCAGAACAGAAACGAATGGCTTTttgtgaaatattattttttagcatGGTATGATTTAACTCGGATTTCCATCAGCGGCTGAAAAAACCCCATTTTGACCTGATCTTATTCTTTCCATGAGCTCAGCGCCATTTTCAAGTGTCATAGAAGATGATTGAAGCGTAGGAAGGAGATTGAAATTCAGCCATTTTGCTGATGAAAATCccacaagaagaagaaagacgCTCTTATtttgatgagattttttttagcaaatacaaGTCTTTCTCGTTCAGAAACGTTCATTTAGCCAAGATTTTGATCTACATCGGGATCGGCCAGAAAATGTCGCCACGTTGCCAACAAATTCCGTAAATATCATTCCTCTATTTAACATACTTGAAAAATTCCAAGTGTTGTACTTCTAATTTTCTTTACTAAGTTTTTGATGGACTTTTTAGACCATTTTTTAACTTCTACTCGACAAATATGCAATAATAATTGCGAATATTTTTGCCCATGTTGTCAAATTTGGGTCAAAATTTGACACTCACATCattaattgagtttttttggtttgttttccaACTTTTTGGTGCGAATTAAACCAACTAATAGTCAAAAACCTTTAATTGTAGACATTGCCAGACTCGTACTTATACAATTATGATAAATTATTGGtttaagaacttttttttggttagaATCTTGGGTTAGATTGACAAACTGGCAAAGTGTGGGCCGGATTTcagtttaattcatttaataagGCACATATGAATGAACAtagatatgtaaatatgtaagattgtagccaatgactaatttccatcttgagtcccttgtgtaggttgaacaTAAACGATGACACACAATTTTTAGACAGTGTCGTCATGGCAATTTTGTTAACCTAACAACCAGGCTTTAACCTGATTGGCCAAGAGATTCTGACATATATGAATTGCAATTACATTCCAGGTATGAAGATGGAAGATGTTTTAGCTAATctagcactcactacacagtcacctatggAGCCAGCAGCCATTGTTGacgtcttggatttttttgctacAAAAACTTgccgtggaggaggagcttgatCTTGGAAGATTTTC
It includes:
- the mc4r gene encoding melanocortin receptor 4, which encodes MNATGPPGQRNGSRGPERDSSAAPTGCYEQLLISSEVFLTLGVVSLLENILVVVAVVKNRNLHSPMYFFICSLAVADMLVSASNASETVVIALMDGGALGVPARLLKSMDNVFDSMICSSLLASICSLLAIAVDRYITIFYALRYHNVVTLRRAALVIGAIWSGCVCSGVLFIVYSESTAVLVCLIGVFFTMLALMASLYVHMFLLARLHMKRIAALPGRAPVRQQRANMKGAVTLTILLGVFVVCWAPFFLHLILMISCPRNPYCTCFMSHFNMYLILIMCNSVIDPIIYAFRSQEMRKTFREIFCCLHALAYV